A genome region from Cryomorphaceae bacterium 1068 includes the following:
- a CDS encoding DUF3500 domain-containing protein, which translates to MKKVLALMGIAMLLACQSENKQKIEITFQIDMSEVIMDIEDSSTIGIVGSGPLNWEITPLANEGNDIYSVTFDWPITDTVPIEYTFMHSYTSFDEGNIGEAAYRMVKPVPGKQVVPLVKWGDLPALAIGRANPSPMLKVERADTKAEEKALGTPFLGVTAQGVVESNLYSIRKTNVSTSPIKNAVEEFLASLTPELRENCTFPIDDREWRRWSNIDYYERKGVGLTDLSETQKALVFQILKESLSAKGFNKTQDIMKMEAYLARLTGETDLLGPDLYWFSFMGSPSETEPWGWQIDGHHLVINYFILGDQIVMTPTFMGSEPNFIADGANQGTRTFEHEERLGLKFYHSLNEEQRAEATLFNKKEYNYLQAGAFSDNMNVPYKGLQLSGLNDSQRQILEELVFEYIGNIKAGHAEIRMEEIRTHLNETYFSWVGDAEGAGPFYYRVHSPVVLIEFDHQKPIFLEGTIADKKHVHTVVRTPNGNDYGKDLLQQHLDDHHH; encoded by the coding sequence ATGAAAAAAGTACTTGCACTAATGGGTATTGCTATGCTTTTGGCTTGCCAATCGGAGAACAAACAGAAAATCGAAATAACGTTTCAAATCGATATGTCGGAAGTAATAATGGACATAGAAGATTCTTCAACGATTGGGATCGTTGGGTCAGGCCCCTTGAATTGGGAGATAACGCCCTTGGCCAATGAAGGGAATGATATCTATTCGGTTACGTTTGATTGGCCCATCACAGATACGGTGCCTATTGAGTACACGTTTATGCATAGCTATACTTCTTTTGATGAGGGAAACATTGGTGAGGCGGCCTACCGAATGGTCAAGCCCGTTCCCGGAAAGCAAGTAGTGCCATTGGTAAAATGGGGAGATCTTCCCGCACTGGCCATTGGACGTGCCAATCCTTCACCGATGCTTAAAGTAGAGCGGGCAGATACCAAAGCCGAAGAGAAAGCGCTGGGTACTCCCTTTTTGGGCGTCACCGCTCAGGGAGTGGTCGAGTCAAATTTGTATTCCATCCGCAAGACTAATGTGAGCACATCACCGATAAAGAATGCGGTTGAGGAATTCCTGGCTTCCTTGACGCCCGAGCTGCGTGAGAATTGCACTTTTCCCATAGATGACCGAGAGTGGAGAAGGTGGTCGAACATAGATTACTACGAAAGGAAAGGGGTGGGATTGACCGATCTTTCGGAGACACAAAAGGCATTGGTTTTTCAGATCCTGAAAGAAAGCTTGAGTGCTAAAGGATTCAATAAGACGCAGGACATTATGAAGATGGAGGCTTACTTGGCAAGGCTAACGGGCGAGACCGACCTTTTAGGTCCTGACCTTTACTGGTTTTCCTTTATGGGTTCGCCTTCTGAAACGGAGCCTTGGGGCTGGCAAATCGATGGGCACCATTTGGTGATCAACTACTTCATTCTAGGGGATCAAATCGTGATGACACCTACCTTTATGGGCTCAGAGCCCAACTTCATTGCCGACGGCGCTAACCAAGGCACACGCACTTTTGAGCACGAAGAAAGATTGGGACTAAAGTTCTACCATTCATTGAATGAGGAGCAGAGAGCGGAGGCCACACTCTTTAATAAGAAAGAGTATAATTACCTGCAAGCTGGCGCTTTTAGCGATAACATGAACGTGCCTTACAAAGGGTTGCAACTGTCGGGGCTTAATGATTCTCAACGGCAAATTCTCGAAGAATTGGTTTTTGAATACATTGGCAATATAAAGGCAGGTCACGCCGAAATCAGAATGGAAGAGATACGCACTCACTTAAACGAAACGTACTTTTCTTGGGTAGGCGATGCGGAAGGTGCAGGGCCGTTTTACTACAGGGTTCACAGCCCGGTAGTGCTGATTGAGTTTGATCATCAAAAGCCCATCTTCTTAGAAGGGACGATAGCAGACAAAAAGCATGTGCATACCGTTGTGAGAACCCCCAACGGCAATGACTACGGCAAGGATCTTTTGCAGCAACACTTGGATGATCATCATCACTAG
- a CDS encoding helix-turn-helix domain-containing protein, whose translation MKTTSISENLVFHRKQKGYTQEELSDKTTVGVRTIQRIEKGDVQPHLQTVKLLAAGLGVEVDDLMVLDNPKEEPVQRKWMMLLHVSPFFGFILPLTNILFPLVIWISKAEDNKVYDAHGRAVINFHCTMTLLVIVSLLLFFPFPGINFFGTGAVVLFSIVVSIKNALSALESASCYYPLSIPFLTPKAA comes from the coding sequence ATGAAAACAACGTCAATTAGCGAAAACCTAGTCTTTCATCGAAAGCAAAAGGGGTATACACAAGAAGAACTTTCAGACAAAACAACGGTAGGTGTGCGCACCATTCAGCGGATAGAAAAAGGCGACGTTCAACCGCATCTGCAAACGGTCAAACTACTGGCAGCCGGACTAGGGGTGGAGGTCGACGATTTAATGGTTCTCGACAATCCCAAAGAAGAACCGGTGCAGCGAAAGTGGATGATGCTATTGCATGTATCACCCTTTTTCGGATTCATCCTTCCGCTTACCAATATTTTGTTTCCGCTGGTGATATGGATCAGCAAGGCGGAAGACAATAAAGTTTACGATGCACACGGTCGGGCAGTGATCAATTTTCATTGCACCATGACCCTGCTAGTGATCGTTTCGTTATTGCTGTTTTTTCCTTTCCCGGGTATCAACTTCTTCGGGACGGGTGCAGTCGTTCTGTTCAGTATCGTAGTGAGCATTAAAAATGCACTGTCGGCCTTGGAGTCCGCTTCGTGCTACTACCCGCTCTCTATTCCTTTTTTAACGCCCAAAGCGGCTTAG
- a CDS encoding CPBP family intramembrane metalloprotease, whose amino-acid sequence MLGLLVITLASWVLLHFLAKENLSVLGVFPIGKGMIQFGMGLVFIMAITLVNIYVETIVLNVDWQWQTDIHYPSIFDAFVYHLRSALTEDLVFRGAILYILIKRLGSSWAIFISALCFGVYHVFSYGIAGGGNILTLFVVITTGFTGYVWAYTFSKSKSIMLGLGFHLGVNMMNSFFFESQPYGELIFRVVSKTPLADWDAGAFSLFKGFFPAILSLLFVKYILRTSLYFRK is encoded by the coding sequence ATGTTGGGGTTATTGGTTATAACGCTGGCCTCTTGGGTGCTCTTGCATTTTCTTGCCAAAGAGAATCTCTCGGTGCTAGGAGTTTTTCCCATTGGTAAGGGGATGATTCAATTCGGAATGGGTTTGGTTTTTATAATGGCTATTACATTGGTCAATATCTATGTGGAAACCATCGTTCTAAATGTGGATTGGCAATGGCAAACTGATATTCACTACCCATCCATTTTTGATGCGTTCGTTTATCATCTCAGGTCGGCTTTGACGGAGGATTTGGTGTTTAGAGGAGCCATACTCTATATACTCATCAAGAGGTTGGGCAGCTCATGGGCTATCTTCATTTCGGCCTTGTGCTTTGGCGTGTATCATGTGTTCTCCTATGGTATAGCAGGTGGCGGCAACATCCTTACTCTATTCGTTGTCATTACCACGGGGTTTACCGGATATGTATGGGCATATACCTTTTCCAAGAGCAAATCGATTATGTTGGGTTTGGGTTTTCACCTGGGTGTAAACATGATGAATTCTTTTTTCTTTGAGTCACAACCTTATGGTGAGTTGATTTTTAGAGTCGTGAGCAAAACACCATTGGCAGACTGGGATGCGGGGGCATTCAGTCTGTTTAAAGGGTTCTTTCCGGCTATTCTGTCCCTGCTTTTCGTGAAATACATTTTGAGAACCTCCTTGTACTTTAGAAAGTAG
- a CDS encoding T9SS type A sorting domain-containing protein, with protein sequence MKNNFTLLFALVASFSLSAQSIFINEIHYDNIDSDTLEAIEIAGIPGTDLAGWSVALYNGASGSLYNTINLSGTISNEGAGIGAIAFSIPVNGLQNGSPDGLALVDNLANVIQFLSYEGNITATNGPAVGLTSTDIGVEETGETPVGHSLQLTGNGIGSTYDDFTWTGPLASTLGSLNVGQPSFLAINEREQLQFSVYPNPVTNGTINIVTSSNEAMQASVFDVLGKLVMTQNVTNKILVLDATLPSGSYILRLSNGVETSSVRISK encoded by the coding sequence ATGAAAAATAACTTCACCCTTCTGTTTGCATTAGTTGCTTCATTTAGTTTGTCAGCCCAGTCCATATTCATTAATGAAATTCATTACGACAATATTGATTCTGACACATTAGAAGCTATTGAAATTGCTGGCATACCTGGAACAGACCTAGCAGGATGGTCAGTTGCTCTATACAATGGTGCCAGCGGTTCTCTATATAATACCATTAACTTATCAGGAACAATTTCAAATGAAGGGGCTGGTATTGGTGCCATAGCTTTTAGTATTCCTGTTAACGGGCTTCAAAACGGAAGTCCGGACGGCTTAGCCTTAGTGGATAACCTCGCGAACGTCATTCAGTTTTTAAGTTATGAAGGCAACATAACCGCAACAAATGGACCTGCTGTCGGACTTACATCTACAGATATTGGTGTTGAAGAAACAGGTGAAACACCAGTTGGACATTCATTGCAGCTTACTGGAAATGGAATAGGAAGTACATATGATGATTTTACTTGGACTGGACCTTTAGCTAGTACATTAGGCTCTCTGAATGTTGGTCAACCATCTTTTTTAGCAATAAACGAACGGGAGCAATTGCAATTTTCCGTTTACCCAAATCCGGTAACCAATGGTACCATTAACATTGTAACCAGCAGTAATGAAGCAATGCAAGCTTCTGTATTTGATGTTTTGGGAAAATTGGTAATGACTCAAAACGTCACAAACAAAATCCTTGTATTAGATGCCACACTTCCTTCGGGGAGTTATATCCTTAGGCTTAGCAATGGAGTGGAAACCTCCAGTGTGAGAATTAGCAAATAG